One genomic window of Polaromonas sp. SP1 includes the following:
- the tmk gene encoding dTMP kinase, which translates to MSKHLHGLFISFEGIDGAGKSTHIAGLADAFKAEGRVVTLTREPGGTPLAEKLRAMVLNDAMDPLTEALLIFAARRDHIVNVIAPALLRGEVVLCDRFTDATFAYQGAGRGFDLKLLATLEQWVQSDEGLLGDPAGNSPMKPEVETVIEPHLTVWFDLAPEEAALRLAGARVPDKFEAQPVEFFRRVAQGYADRQKNHPERFARIDASQSRDDVWQAVRQVFLAKGWLS; encoded by the coding sequence ATGAGTAAACATCTGCACGGCCTCTTCATCAGCTTCGAAGGCATAGACGGCGCCGGCAAGTCCACACACATCGCGGGGCTGGCCGATGCCTTCAAGGCCGAGGGCAGGGTGGTGACGCTGACACGCGAGCCCGGCGGCACGCCGCTGGCTGAAAAGCTGCGGGCCATGGTGCTGAACGACGCGATGGACCCGCTGACCGAGGCCCTGCTGATCTTTGCCGCCCGGCGCGACCACATCGTGAACGTGATCGCCCCGGCGCTGCTGCGCGGCGAAGTCGTGCTGTGCGACCGCTTTACCGACGCCACCTTTGCCTACCAGGGCGCAGGGCGCGGGTTTGACCTGAAGCTGCTGGCCACGCTGGAGCAATGGGTGCAGTCCGACGAAGGCCTGCTGGGCGACCCGGCCGGCAATTCGCCCATGAAACCGGAAGTCGAAACCGTGATCGAGCCGCATTTGACCGTCTGGTTTGACCTGGCGCCAGAAGAAGCCGCGCTGCGGCTGGCCGGCGCCCGCGTGCCCGACAAGTTTGAGGCGCAGCCGGTTGAATTCTTCCGCCGCGTGGCGCAGGGTTATGCCGACCGGCAGAAAAACCACCCCGAACGCTTTGCCCGCATTGATGCCAGTCAAAGCCGTGACGACGTCTGGCAGGCGGTGCGGCAGGTGTTCCTGGCCAAAGGATGGTTGTCATGA
- the mltG gene encoding endolytic transglycosylase MltG: protein MRRVFTSLFLLIFVGALLSFGAVLWWLNEPIPLRLAPGSQVVDLEIEPGTPASSVADVIVASGADVPAIFLHAWFRFSGQGRQIKAGSYELAPGTNPQKLLSMLVRGDQALKSVTLVEGWTFTQVRAALQKAEQLAPDTLGLEPEIIMQKLGKPGVHPEGRFFPDTYTYAKGSSDMAVLKRAARAMDKRLDAAWALRNPDTPLKTPDEALILASIVEKETGKPSDRAQIGGVFTNRLRLGMLLQTDPTVIYGLGAQFDGNLRKRDLLADTPYNTYTRAGLPPTPIAMPGKAALLAAVQPAPTKAIYFVAKGDGSSHFSSSLDEHNRAVNKYIRGQ from the coding sequence GTGCGTCGTGTCTTTACAAGTCTGTTCTTACTGATATTTGTTGGCGCCCTGCTGTCGTTTGGTGCGGTCCTGTGGTGGCTGAACGAGCCGATCCCGCTGCGGCTGGCGCCCGGCAGCCAGGTGGTGGACCTGGAAATCGAGCCCGGAACCCCTGCCAGCAGCGTGGCCGACGTCATCGTGGCCAGCGGCGCCGATGTGCCGGCGATCTTCCTGCACGCCTGGTTCCGCTTTTCGGGCCAGGGCAGGCAGATCAAGGCCGGCAGCTATGAACTGGCGCCCGGCACCAATCCGCAAAAGCTGCTCAGCATGCTGGTGCGCGGCGACCAGGCCCTCAAAAGCGTGACGCTGGTGGAAGGCTGGACCTTTACCCAGGTGCGCGCCGCGCTACAAAAAGCAGAGCAGCTGGCCCCCGACACGCTTGGGCTGGAGCCCGAAATCATCATGCAAAAGCTGGGCAAGCCAGGGGTGCACCCCGAGGGCCGCTTTTTCCCCGACACCTACACCTACGCCAAAGGCTCGAGCGACATGGCGGTGCTCAAGCGCGCGGCGCGGGCGATGGACAAGCGGCTGGACGCCGCCTGGGCGCTGCGCAACCCCGATACCCCGCTCAAAACCCCGGACGAAGCGCTGATCCTGGCCAGCATTGTCGAAAAGGAAACCGGCAAGCCTTCGGACCGCGCGCAGATCGGCGGCGTTTTTACCAACCGGCTGCGCCTGGGCATGCTGCTGCAGACCGACCCGACCGTGATTTACGGCCTGGGCGCGCAGTTTGACGGCAACCTGCGCAAGCGCGACCTGCTGGCCGACACGCCCTACAACACCTACACCCGCGCCGGCCTGCCGCCCACGCCGATCGCCATGCCGGGCAAAGCCGCCTTGCTGGCCGCCGTGCAGCCCGCGCCCACCAAAGCCATCTACTTTGTGGCCAAGGGCGACGGCAGCAGCCACTTCAGCAGCAGCCTGGACGAGCACAACCGCGCCGTGAATAAATACATCCGCGGCCAGTAA
- a CDS encoding folate-binding protein YgfZ, translated as MTLPPSPSAISGVTELTNLGVIRVTGEDAVTFLQGQLTQDVALMGANEARLAAFCNAKGRMQASFIVFKRDQDLLLVCSRDILPATLKRLSMFVLRAKAKLSDASAEFALHGLAGSAIKLIATSQGGIWAKADIDAANLVFLHPGAGQPRALWCAPAASPAPEGPRITLAEWEWLGVQSGIAIITQPIFEAFVPQMLNYESVGGVNFKKGCYPGQEIVARSQFRGTLKRRAYVAHTAGTPSVGQEVFHASDAGQPCGLVAAAAPNPAGGFDVIVSMQTSAAADAEGGRLTLGSATGEALALLPLPYALLEDI; from the coding sequence ATGACCCTGCCCCCAAGCCCCTCAGCAATTTCCGGTGTCACCGAACTGACGAACCTCGGCGTCATCCGCGTAACCGGCGAAGACGCCGTCACGTTTTTGCAGGGCCAGCTGACGCAGGACGTGGCCCTGATGGGCGCGAACGAAGCCCGTCTGGCGGCCTTCTGCAATGCCAAGGGCCGCATGCAGGCCAGCTTTATCGTCTTCAAGCGCGACCAGGATCTTTTGCTGGTCTGCAGCCGCGACATCCTGCCCGCCACCCTCAAGCGCCTGTCGATGTTTGTGCTGCGCGCCAAGGCAAAACTGAGCGACGCAAGCGCGGAATTCGCCTTGCACGGCCTGGCGGGTTCCGCTATTAAATTGATAGCTACAAGCCAAGGCGGTATTTGGGCCAAAGCCGATATTGATGCTGCAAACCTGGTGTTCCTGCATCCGGGCGCCGGCCAGCCGCGCGCGCTGTGGTGTGCACCCGCCGCCTCGCCCGCGCCCGAAGGCCCGCGCATCACCCTCGCCGAATGGGAGTGGCTGGGCGTGCAGTCCGGCATCGCGATCATCACCCAGCCGATTTTTGAAGCCTTTGTGCCGCAGATGCTCAATTACGAGTCCGTGGGCGGCGTGAACTTCAAAAAAGGCTGCTACCCCGGCCAGGAGATCGTGGCGCGCAGCCAGTTCCGCGGCACGCTCAAACGGCGCGCCTATGTGGCCCACACCGCCGGCACGCCGTCGGTGGGCCAGGAGGTGTTTCATGCCTCCGATGCTGGCCAACCCTGCGGCCTGGTTGCCGCGGCGGCGCCCAATCCGGCCGGCGGGTTTGACGTCATCGTGTCCATGCAGACTTCTGCCGCAGCCGATGCCGAAGGCGGCCGCCTGACTTTGGGCAGCGCCACGGGCGAAGCGCTTGCGTTGCTGCCCCTGCCCTACGCGCTGCTCGAAGACATCTAA
- a CDS encoding NRDE family protein, whose protein sequence is MCLVAFAIGASYRWPLVIAANRDEFLARPTLPLARWQTPSGQEIISGRDLRAGGTWMGITPGGRIAFLTNVRQASPEIAPRSRGELVTRWLEGAGNAEGFVAELENTGGGGAAYGGFNLVLGDLQHSAWTWVTNKSVVLSEGPTLYVQALPPGLYGLSNAGLDTPWPKTVELKRVLAAALKDGESRADHEAMRASLWAALGNRQRALPRELPHTGVAPELEEALSSAFVGFPGRAYGTRCSTMLLATPLNGDKGQWDVQLEERTHMRGGETAAQDVRREQLAVRVS, encoded by the coding sequence ATGTGTCTCGTCGCATTTGCCATTGGCGCCTCTTATCGCTGGCCGCTGGTGATCGCCGCCAACCGCGATGAATTCCTGGCGCGCCCGACGCTGCCGCTGGCCCGCTGGCAAACGCCTTCCGGGCAAGAAATCATTTCAGGCCGCGACCTGCGCGCCGGCGGCACATGGATGGGAATCACGCCCGGCGGCCGCATCGCTTTCCTCACCAATGTGCGGCAGGCCAGCCCCGAGATCGCACCGCGTTCGCGCGGCGAACTGGTCACACGCTGGCTCGAAGGCGCCGGTAACGCCGAAGGTTTTGTGGCGGAGCTTGAAAACACCGGAGGCGGCGGCGCAGCCTACGGCGGCTTTAACCTGGTGCTGGGCGATCTTCAGCACAGCGCCTGGACCTGGGTGACCAACAAATCCGTGGTGCTTTCCGAAGGACCAACGCTCTACGTCCAGGCCTTGCCGCCCGGCCTGTATGGTTTGTCCAATGCCGGGCTCGACACACCCTGGCCTAAAACCGTCGAGTTGAAACGAGTCCTGGCCGCAGCCTTGAAGGATGGCGAAAGCCGGGCCGACCATGAAGCCATGCGGGCATCGCTCTGGGCGGCGCTGGGCAACCGCCAGCGCGCCCTGCCCCGGGAACTCCCGCATACGGGTGTTGCACCCGAACTGGAGGAGGCTCTTTCGAGCGCTTTTGTGGGTTTTCCGGGGCGCGCTTACGGCACGCGTTGCAGCACCATGCTGCTTGCCACACCGCTGAATGGCGATAAAGGGCAATGGGACGTTCAGCTGGAAGAGCGCACGCATATGCGCGGAGGCGAAACCGCCGCTCAGGACGTTCGCCGCGAACAGCTTGCCGTCAGGGTGTCTTGA
- a CDS encoding YbgC/FadM family acyl-CoA thioesterase: MKRQDFRFFHRLRVRWAEVDMQKIVFNAHYLMYFDTAITDYWRALALPYEEAMVHLGGDLYVKKASVEYHGSARFDDRVDVALKCARIGNSSMAFTGAIFRDDERLITCELVYVFADPSSQTSKPVPDALRRVLTAYEAGEAMLQIRTGDWAALGADASKVRTAVFVKEQGIPMEMEWDEADNTAVHAVAYNGLGQGIATGRLVTQADGVGKIGRMAVHRVLRGSRVGGDILNTLMAVARERGDREVMLYAQRSAEGFYQRLGFAPRGEPFEEVGIPHIEMVKTP, from the coding sequence ATGAAACGACAGGACTTCCGTTTTTTCCATCGCCTTCGCGTGCGCTGGGCCGAAGTGGACATGCAGAAAATCGTGTTCAACGCGCATTACCTGATGTACTTCGACACCGCCATCACCGACTACTGGCGCGCATTGGCGCTGCCGTATGAAGAAGCCATGGTGCACCTGGGGGGCGACCTGTATGTGAAAAAGGCCAGCGTTGAATACCACGGCTCGGCGCGCTTTGACGACAGGGTGGACGTAGCGCTCAAGTGCGCCCGCATCGGCAACTCGTCCATGGCGTTCACCGGTGCAATCTTCCGGGACGATGAACGCCTCATCACCTGCGAGCTGGTTTATGTGTTTGCCGACCCTTCCTCGCAGACCTCCAAACCGGTGCCCGACGCCTTGCGCCGCGTACTGACGGCTTATGAGGCCGGCGAGGCGATGCTGCAGATCAGGACCGGCGACTGGGCGGCGCTGGGCGCCGACGCATCCAAAGTGCGCACCGCCGTGTTTGTTAAAGAGCAGGGCATCCCGATGGAGATGGAATGGGACGAGGCCGACAACACGGCCGTGCACGCCGTGGCCTACAACGGCCTGGGGCAGGGCATCGCCACGGGCCGGCTTGTCACGCAGGCAGACGGCGTGGGCAAGATAGGCCGAATGGCGGTTCACCGCGTGCTGCGGGGATCACGTGTCGGCGGGGATATCCTGAACACCTTGATGGCCGTGGCCCGCGAGCGCGGTGACCGCGAAGTCATGCTGTATGCCCAGCGCAGCGCCGAGGGCTTCTACCAGCGCCTGGGTTTTGCACCGCGCGGCGAGCCCTTCGAGGAAGTCGGCATCCCGCACATCGAGATGGTCAAGACACCCTGA
- a CDS encoding alpha/beta hydrolase: MRDVLGRMARANRPPFHTITPTEAKAAYEAGAGVLEIPKPALQRVEALSIPARDGHELPARLYAPSTESLPVLMYFHGGGFTVGSVATHDILCRQLSHLSGCAVVSVDYRLAPEHKFPVAANDAWDALQWLASHAAGLGLDATRLAVGGDSAGGTLAAMCAILARDAGLPLALQLLYYPGCAAHQDTPSHQAFATGFVLEEADITWFFNGYIRSPADRDDWRFAPLNAPDVDGVAPAWLGLAECDPLVDEGVMYADKLRAAGVAVDLEIYRGVTHEFIKMGRIIPEARQAHADAARALREAFNLNFSTAQP, translated from the coding sequence GCGCCGGCGTGCTGGAGATTCCCAAGCCTGCTTTGCAACGGGTGGAAGCGCTGAGCATCCCGGCGCGGGACGGCCATGAATTGCCGGCTCGCCTCTACGCACCGTCGACGGAAAGCCTGCCGGTGCTGATGTACTTTCACGGCGGCGGCTTTACCGTCGGCAGCGTGGCCACGCACGACATCCTGTGCCGCCAACTCAGCCACCTCTCGGGTTGTGCCGTGGTGTCGGTCGACTACCGGCTGGCGCCGGAGCATAAATTTCCGGTGGCGGCCAACGACGCCTGGGACGCCCTGCAATGGCTGGCGTCCCACGCGGCCGGCCTGGGCCTGGATGCCACGCGCCTGGCCGTGGGCGGCGACAGCGCGGGCGGCACGCTGGCGGCCATGTGCGCCATCCTGGCCCGCGATGCCGGACTGCCGCTGGCGCTGCAATTGCTGTATTACCCCGGCTGCGCGGCCCACCAGGACACGCCGTCGCACCAGGCCTTTGCCACGGGCTTTGTGCTGGAAGAGGCCGACATCACCTGGTTCTTCAATGGCTACATTCGCAGCCCGGCCGACCGTGACGACTGGCGCTTTGCGCCGCTTAACGCGCCGGATGTGGATGGCGTGGCGCCGGCCTGGCTGGGTTTGGCGGAATGCGACCCGTTGGTAGACGAAGGCGTGATGTATGCCGACAAGCTGCGCGCCGCCGGCGTGGCGGTCGACCTTGAGATTTACCGCGGCGTGACGCACGAGTTCATCAAGATGGGGCGCATCATTCCCGAAGCGCGCCAGGCCCATGCCGATGCGGCCCGGGCTTTGCGCGAAGCCTTCAACCTCAACTTTTCGACAGCCCAACCATGA